In one window of Candidatus Binatia bacterium DNA:
- the lysS gene encoding lysine--tRNA ligase, producing the protein MSEELSDQERVRRQKLELLRARGVDPYPNDFRPTHSAARVLEWYGTYDAQSLEQCRDVVSVAGRMLRRRDFGKASFFHLLDRSGTIQVYVRRDLVGDEAFELFKLTDLGDFFGVVGRPFRTRTGELTIEAQQIRLLAKALRPLPEKWHGLTDVEARYRQRYLDLIANPQSRQVFLLRSRLIERVRAFFNAREFIEVETPMMHPIPGGAAARPFITHHNALDVDLYLRIAPELYLKRLLVGGFERVYEINRNFRNEGISVRHNPEFTMLEFYWAYATYEDLMVLTEELFVTLADELKGTRVLPYGDWMLDFTPPFRRFSIPAYLAERAGVDVEALFALDEATIRQAAVRLGVQLEKDYAGHYGPAAAGHMLVDLFEAAALPDLVQPTFVYHYPASVSPLARRNKQHPTFVDRFELYCAQREICNAFSELNDPLDQRARFEEQLRARAAGDEEAHAMDEDFLRALEHGMPPAAGEGIGIDRLVMLFTNSPSIRDVILFPQLRPE; encoded by the coding sequence GTGTCCGAAGAGCTGTCCGATCAGGAGCGCGTTCGTCGCCAAAAGCTGGAACTGCTCCGTGCCCGCGGAGTGGATCCGTATCCCAATGACTTTCGTCCCACCCACAGTGCGGCACGGGTGCTCGAGTGGTACGGCACTTACGACGCGCAGTCGCTGGAGCAATGCAGGGATGTCGTGAGCGTTGCGGGCCGCATGCTGAGGCGGCGCGACTTTGGCAAAGCTTCCTTTTTCCACTTGCTCGACCGCAGCGGCACGATTCAGGTGTACGTGCGCCGCGATTTGGTCGGCGATGAGGCATTTGAGCTCTTCAAGCTAACCGACCTGGGGGATTTTTTCGGCGTGGTGGGTCGCCCGTTCCGCACACGCACGGGCGAGCTTACGATCGAGGCGCAGCAAATTCGTTTGCTGGCGAAGGCACTGCGTCCGCTGCCGGAGAAGTGGCATGGGTTGACCGATGTCGAGGCACGCTATCGGCAGCGGTACTTGGACTTGATTGCCAACCCACAGTCGCGCCAGGTGTTTTTGTTACGCTCGCGGTTGATCGAGCGCGTGCGGGCATTCTTCAACGCGCGCGAGTTTATCGAGGTAGAAACCCCGATGATGCACCCCATCCCGGGCGGGGCGGCAGCGCGACCGTTCATCACCCACCACAATGCCTTGGACGTGGACTTGTACCTTCGGATTGCTCCGGAGCTCTACTTGAAGCGGCTCCTCGTGGGTGGCTTCGAGCGCGTGTACGAAATCAACCGCAACTTTCGCAACGAGGGCATTTCGGTCCGCCACAACCCGGAGTTCACCATGTTGGAATTCTATTGGGCGTACGCAACGTACGAGGACCTCATGGTGCTCACCGAGGAGCTGTTTGTCACCCTTGCAGACGAGCTCAAAGGCACGCGCGTGTTACCCTACGGCGACTGGATGTTGGACTTCACCCCTCCGTTCCGCCGCTTTTCCATTCCGGCGTACTTGGCCGAGCGTGCCGGTGTGGATGTAGAGGCATTGTTCGCCCTCGACGAAGCAACGATTCGGCAAGCCGCGGTCCGACTCGGAGTGCAACTCGAAAAGGACTACGCCGGCCACTATGGCCCGGCTGCTGCGGGGCACATGCTCGTTGACCTATTCGAGGCGGCGGCGTTGCCGGACCTCGTGCAGCCGACGTTTGTGTACCACTATCCCGCCTCAGTTTCGCCGCTTGCCCGGCGAAACAAACAACACCCGACGTTCGTCGATCGCTTCGAGCTGTACTGCGCGCAACGGGAGATCTGCAACGCTTTCTCCGAGCTGAACGACCCGTTGGACCAGCGCGCGCGTTTCGAGGAGCAGTTGCGTGCGCGTGCCGCCGGCGACGAAGAGGCGCACGCCATGGACGAAGACTTCCTCCGCGCGCTGGAACACGGCATGCCGCCTGCGGCCGGCGAGGGCATTGGCATCGATCGCCTGGTCATGCTGTTCACCAACTCGCCATCGATCCGCGACGTCATCTTGTTCCCGCAGTTGCGGCCGGAGTAA
- a CDS encoding ABC transporter permease, producing MRYELLIAWRYLHPRREGFLGSWTTIVSALGLFVGVLTLNVVLAVYTGFEEELRQRILDFHPHLVVVSFTGTVSEPELLAEKVKRNPEVRAVAPFVLAQAMLTSGASVTGVLLRGVTAASEEVMPLSRFLREGSLAPLYGQQGESPTAPPAIVVGKGVAEKLRLRVGDVAELVSPAAESTAVGLVPRMQAVRVVGIFDSGLGEYDGVLAYANLADTQRLFHFDGRITGLEVRLADVYAAPRVSRELTDSLGFPYRVRNWIDLNRNLFSALTLGKIVYSIVLLLIVLVAAFNIVSTLIMVVMEKRKDLAILLSMGATRAGVRRIFVSKGMIIGAVGVIAGSVAGYLLCLLIQRYRFIELPADVYAIDRLAVRIYPEYFLVVAVVALLLCWLATLYPARQASRLSPVEVIRFE from the coding sequence ATGCGGTACGAGCTGTTGATTGCTTGGCGCTACTTGCATCCGCGGCGCGAGGGATTCTTAGGCTCGTGGACGACGATTGTGTCCGCCTTGGGCCTCTTCGTTGGCGTTCTTACCCTCAACGTAGTCTTGGCCGTGTATACCGGTTTCGAGGAAGAACTGCGCCAGCGCATTTTGGATTTCCACCCCCATTTGGTGGTCGTGAGCTTTACCGGTACCGTAAGCGAGCCGGAGCTTTTGGCGGAAAAGGTCAAACGCAATCCTGAAGTGCGGGCGGTGGCTCCGTTTGTCTTAGCGCAGGCGATGTTAACTTCGGGGGCATCCGTCACTGGCGTGCTGTTGCGCGGCGTGACCGCAGCATCCGAAGAGGTCATGCCGCTCAGTCGCTTCCTCCGCGAGGGGTCGCTCGCGCCGTTGTATGGCCAGCAGGGGGAATCACCCACAGCCCCCCCGGCGATTGTCGTCGGCAAAGGAGTGGCCGAGAAGCTGCGCTTGCGCGTCGGTGATGTGGCCGAACTGGTGTCCCCCGCAGCAGAGAGCACAGCCGTCGGGCTGGTGCCGCGCATGCAGGCCGTGCGCGTGGTTGGGATTTTCGATTCCGGCCTTGGCGAGTACGATGGAGTGCTCGCTTATGCGAACCTCGCGGACACGCAGCGGTTGTTTCATTTTGACGGACGCATCACAGGCCTCGAGGTGCGCTTGGCGGACGTGTACGCCGCGCCCCGCGTGAGCCGCGAGCTCACCGATTCCCTCGGGTTTCCGTACCGGGTGCGCAACTGGATCGACCTGAACCGCAACCTGTTTTCCGCCCTCACGCTGGGGAAAATTGTGTACTCCATCGTCTTGCTCCTGATTGTCTTGGTGGCCGCGTTCAACATCGTCTCTACGCTGATCATGGTCGTGATGGAGAAGCGCAAGGATTTGGCGATCCTGCTGTCGATGGGGGCCACCCGTGCCGGAGTGCGGCGGATCTTCGTGAGCAAGGGGATGATTATTGGCGCGGTGGGCGTGATCGCGGGCAGCGTGGCCGGATACCTCTTGTGCCTACTGATTCAGCGCTATCGGTTCATCGAGTTGCCGGCGGACGTGTACGCGATCGACCGCTTGGCGGTGCGAATCTACCCGGAGTACTTCTTGGTGGTCGCCGTGGTCGCCTTGTTGTTGTGTTGGCTCGCAACGTTGTATCCCGCCCGGCAGGCGTCGCGGCTTTCGCCGGTCGAGGTGATCCGTTTCGAATGA
- a CDS encoding lipoprotein-releasing ABC transporter permease subunit, with amino-acid sequence MTHMGSFLRERLPFPLLIGLRYLRARRRERFISLITWIALGGVFLGVTTLNLVLGIMTGFEEDLRDRILGFQAHVVVQAKEGPVADPDAVLAVVRSTPGVSGAAPVVTGQVMLTTPAGVTGAQVRGIDEQARNVWPLAEQIKGGEFGDLFQPRPVLSDVEPRRQVMLPAIFLGHELTRQLGVVVGDPVSVVSPLATPSAVGLVPRVRRFAVAGWFESGMAEYDAALVYMNLRDAQRFFDLGQGVSAIEVRATSLDHARSVRDRLRQRLGAGYEVRDWMDNNRTLFAAMQMEKTVYFLVLLLIVLVAAFNIVAMLVLTVLEKRRDIAVLKSLGATAADVAGIFHYKGLVIGIAGTLAGSLIALLLGGALQHYPIVPLPENVFYVDRLPVRMHWSHFSVVAAASLAICFLATIYPARRAARVVPVEVLRSE; translated from the coding sequence ATGACGCACATGGGCAGCTTCTTGCGGGAGCGTTTGCCATTTCCACTGCTGATTGGGCTTCGCTACCTGCGCGCGCGCCGGCGCGAGCGGTTTATTTCGCTAATTACTTGGATCGCCTTGGGCGGAGTGTTCTTGGGCGTGACGACTTTGAACCTCGTATTGGGCATCATGACGGGCTTCGAAGAGGACTTGCGGGATCGTATCTTGGGCTTTCAAGCCCACGTGGTCGTGCAGGCCAAAGAGGGGCCGGTGGCCGATCCTGACGCAGTGCTCGCTGTGGTACGCTCCACCCCGGGGGTGAGTGGTGCGGCGCCAGTGGTGACGGGTCAGGTCATGCTGACAACCCCGGCCGGGGTCACTGGCGCCCAAGTGCGGGGGATCGACGAGCAGGCAAGAAACGTGTGGCCGCTGGCGGAGCAGATCAAAGGAGGCGAGTTCGGTGACCTTTTTCAGCCGCGGCCAGTGCTCAGCGATGTCGAGCCGCGGCGACAAGTGATGCTGCCGGCGATCTTTCTCGGACACGAACTCACTCGGCAACTGGGCGTGGTCGTTGGGGATCCCGTGAGTGTAGTTTCACCGCTGGCAACACCGTCGGCGGTGGGCTTGGTGCCACGGGTGCGTCGGTTCGCTGTCGCTGGCTGGTTCGAGTCCGGCATGGCGGAGTACGATGCAGCGCTCGTGTACATGAACCTGCGCGACGCGCAGCGCTTTTTTGACCTCGGTCAGGGCGTTTCGGCCATCGAAGTGCGGGCAACGTCGCTCGACCACGCGCGCTCGGTTCGCGATCGGCTTCGCCAACGGCTCGGTGCAGGCTACGAGGTGCGGGACTGGATGGACAACAACCGCACGCTTTTTGCTGCCATGCAAATGGAAAAGACGGTGTACTTCCTCGTTCTCTTGCTCATCGTCCTCGTGGCGGCGTTCAACATCGTGGCCATGCTCGTACTCACGGTGTTGGAGAAGCGTAGGGACATTGCCGTGCTCAAATCGCTCGGCGCAACCGCGGCGGATGTTGCTGGCATTTTCCATTACAAGGGGTTGGTAATCGGCATCGCAGGCACGCTTGCCGGTAGCTTGATTGCGTTGCTGTTGGGAGGAGCATTGCAGCACTATCCGATTGTGCCGCTGCCGGAAAACGTCTTTTACGTCGATCGCTTGCCGGTGCGCATGCATTGGTCGCACTTCTCCGTGGTTGCCGCCGCCTCGCTCGCGATTTGTTTTCTCGCCACGATTTACCCAGCGCGGCGCGCGGCCCGCGTGGTGCCCGTCGAGGTCCTGCGCAGTGAGTGA
- a CDS encoding ABC transporter ATP-binding protein, translating to MSEVLIRAEGLCKVYGDGHRITVLDQLELEVAPGEVLAIVGQSGVGKSTRLQSLGTLYKPSAGRVWFEGRDVFALDEKQQAEFRNREIGFVFQFHHLLPDFDAAENVMMPALIAGMRRSQAFARARELLDRVGLGERLDHRPGQLSGGELQRVAIARALMLEPKAVLADEPTGNLDPETAAEVHALMLDLNRERGTTLVFVTHNEALAGLAHRVLRLHHGKLHPV from the coding sequence GTGAGTGAAGTCCTCATTCGAGCAGAGGGACTGTGCAAGGTGTACGGCGATGGGCACCGCATCACCGTGCTGGACCAGCTCGAGCTGGAAGTTGCTCCAGGCGAGGTGCTCGCCATCGTTGGTCAGTCGGGCGTGGGCAAGAGCACGCGGCTTCAGAGCTTGGGCACGCTGTACAAGCCATCGGCTGGGCGCGTGTGGTTCGAGGGCCGGGATGTGTTTGCGCTGGACGAAAAGCAACAAGCAGAGTTCCGCAATCGGGAGATTGGCTTCGTGTTCCAGTTCCACCACTTGCTGCCCGATTTCGATGCGGCGGAGAATGTGATGATGCCGGCGTTGATTGCGGGGATGCGGCGCTCGCAGGCGTTCGCTCGCGCCCGAGAGCTGTTAGATCGGGTGGGCTTGGGTGAGCGGCTCGATCACCGGCCGGGGCAACTGTCGGGTGGAGAGCTGCAGCGCGTCGCCATTGCCCGGGCGCTGATGCTCGAACCGAAGGCGGTCCTGGCGGATGAACCGACAGGCAATTTAGACCCAGAAACCGCGGCTGAAGTGCACGCCTTAATGCTCGATTTGAACCGGGAGCGCGGCACGACGCTCGTGTTCGTCACCCACAACGAAGCGCTGGCTGGCTTGGCGCATCGCGTTTTGCGCCTGCATCACGGGAAATTGCATCCGGTTTGA
- a CDS encoding glycosyl hydrolase family 43, which produces MNDRPFYLCFRDHPANPIIEPPRGTWLIGDPTIVPPDDSPDSRWHLFCNTLTAIHHYVSDDGIHWQKQGGPLFRGIRGCVRRWEGRFFLFYETFLRWRRRGIAVRSSLDLRDWSAPRLLLEPEHAWEGTVLPATSNPCAVRGEFGFRLYYSAANVVLWDTWVVEPRYISVAEADHVQGPYRKLGRPILAPAAHDRYANLGAGAIKVYASGKSFLGFQNGIYRDDAGRSRSAIRVLQSADGIAWEAASPGPILAPTDHGWKRAFVYQLEVVRYRDEYRLYYNARDGWRRATERIGVAVAPIDDRTSD; this is translated from the coding sequence ATGAATGATCGGCCCTTCTACCTGTGCTTTCGCGACCATCCGGCAAATCCTATCATCGAACCGCCGCGGGGCACGTGGCTGATTGGCGATCCGACGATTGTGCCGCCCGATGATAGCCCCGACAGCCGGTGGCACCTCTTCTGCAACACGCTGACCGCCATTCACCATTATGTCAGCGACGACGGAATTCACTGGCAGAAGCAGGGAGGGCCATTGTTCCGCGGGATCCGCGGCTGTGTGCGGCGCTGGGAAGGTCGGTTCTTTTTGTTTTACGAGACCTTCCTGCGCTGGAGGCGCCGCGGTATTGCCGTGCGTTCCTCGCTCGATCTGCGCGACTGGAGCGCGCCGCGCCTCCTGCTCGAGCCCGAGCACGCTTGGGAGGGCACGGTGTTGCCTGCAACGAGTAATCCCTGCGCTGTACGTGGGGAATTTGGCTTTCGGCTGTACTACAGTGCGGCCAATGTCGTCCTATGGGACACTTGGGTCGTGGAGCCGCGCTACATCAGCGTTGCCGAAGCCGATCATGTACAAGGCCCCTACCGGAAGTTGGGGAGGCCGATTTTGGCCCCTGCGGCGCATGACCGCTACGCCAACCTCGGCGCCGGAGCGATCAAAGTGTACGCGAGCGGGAAGAGCTTTCTCGGCTTTCAAAATGGCATTTACCGCGACGATGCGGGCCGCAGCCGCTCGGCAATCCGCGTGCTCCAATCGGCAGACGGTATTGCCTGGGAAGCGGCTTCGCCCGGACCAATTCTCGCACCGACCGACCACGGCTGGAAACGTGCGTTCGTTTACCAGCTCGAGGTGGTCCGCTACCGCGACGAGTACCGCCTCTATTACAACGCGCGCGACGGCTGGCGACGCGCGACCGAGCGGATTGGCGTTGCGGTCGCACCAATCGACGACCGAACCAGCGACTGA
- the bamA gene encoding outer membrane protein assembly factor BamA, whose amino-acid sequence MHWRWVVLGLALLLSLATAPPAQAQRIDRVEIRGNQRVEEQAIRVQLGARPGVNFDEAMVDEDIRALWRTGFFDRVEADWSVENGQHVLTYRVRERPYIKEVVIEGQKKISKEDIDAALKIRPNTILDVNKIQRGIEEVKKLYAKKGYLDARVEYKTEPLPDNQVRLRFHVDEGKIVRIAEIHFEGARAFSKRQLLKQMQTQEKWFLSFVTGAGNLDSEVLKTDLERLTAFYYDHGYIDVKIDEPKVERRKDGLHVTIRIDEGRPYNVGKVEIAGDLLSDMSPARERLKLKPGERFRTSRLREDISMLTDFYGDAGYAFVNVTPDTDVDPNSRTVDVTYKVSKGPEVFIDRIIISGNTKTRDKVIRRELRLGEQEKFSGTKLKRSQERLRRLGFFEDINITTRKAAREDRLDLLVDVKEGSTGAFSAGAGISSGETYLFNVRLSELNFLGRGQRLILNADFGSIRRNISLDISEPYFLDTELTLGFTAFNWQLIFDQFTRGGTGTAVRLLYPLPALGWDQLWGYSLEDTRLGLEYRLENAEITDVSALAPSQIAAEQGSSLTSSLTPRLYRDTRNHPFDPTAGSLQDISFEFAGLGGQSKFFRFEARTRFYYPFYRSENWGTFVYSLGAQLGYGRGFGERVELPLFERYFPGGINSVRGFRILSLGQRVPLMDPFGNNLGRTSIGGSQQLIFNNDLIFPIVEAIGLKGVVFFDAGNAFLASRGIDLGEMRLASGAGIRWLSPIGPLRIEVGFPLNPRVGDDRQTVMFSFGGPP is encoded by the coding sequence ATGCACTGGCGATGGGTGGTGTTGGGGCTTGCGCTCCTGCTGAGCCTCGCAACCGCACCGCCCGCGCAGGCCCAGCGCATCGACCGCGTGGAGATTCGCGGGAACCAACGCGTGGAGGAACAAGCGATTCGTGTGCAACTCGGTGCGCGCCCCGGGGTGAACTTCGACGAGGCGATGGTCGACGAAGACATCCGAGCCCTGTGGCGCACGGGGTTTTTCGACCGCGTCGAAGCCGACTGGTCGGTGGAAAACGGCCAGCACGTGCTCACCTACCGGGTCCGCGAGCGGCCTTACATCAAAGAAGTCGTGATCGAGGGGCAGAAGAAAATCTCCAAGGAAGATATCGACGCAGCGCTCAAAATTCGCCCCAACACGATTCTCGACGTCAACAAGATCCAGCGCGGCATCGAGGAAGTGAAAAAGCTTTACGCCAAGAAGGGATATCTCGACGCCCGCGTGGAATACAAAACCGAGCCGCTGCCCGATAACCAGGTGCGCCTCCGCTTTCACGTGGACGAGGGAAAAATCGTCCGCATCGCGGAGATTCATTTCGAGGGTGCTCGGGCGTTTTCGAAGCGGCAGCTTCTCAAACAAATGCAGACTCAAGAGAAGTGGTTTCTCTCGTTCGTTACGGGAGCGGGCAATTTGGATAGCGAAGTTCTGAAAACTGACTTGGAGCGCCTCACCGCCTTTTACTACGACCACGGGTACATCGATGTGAAAATCGATGAGCCAAAGGTCGAGCGGCGCAAAGATGGGCTGCACGTGACCATTCGCATCGATGAAGGCCGGCCGTACAACGTCGGCAAAGTCGAGATTGCCGGTGACCTCTTGTCCGACATGTCGCCGGCCCGGGAGCGCTTGAAACTTAAACCCGGCGAGCGCTTTCGCACCAGCCGGCTGCGCGAAGACATCTCGATGCTCACCGACTTTTACGGCGATGCTGGTTACGCCTTCGTTAACGTCACCCCGGATACCGACGTCGACCCAAACAGCCGGACGGTCGACGTGACCTACAAGGTCAGCAAGGGTCCGGAGGTCTTCATCGATCGGATCATCATCAGCGGCAACACCAAGACGCGGGACAAAGTGATCCGGCGCGAACTGCGCTTGGGTGAACAAGAAAAGTTCTCGGGCACGAAGTTGAAACGCAGCCAAGAGCGGTTGCGTCGCTTGGGTTTTTTCGAGGACATCAACATCACCACGCGCAAGGCCGCGCGCGAGGATCGCCTCGACCTACTTGTCGATGTGAAGGAGGGGTCGACGGGCGCATTCTCCGCCGGGGCGGGTATCTCCAGTGGTGAGACGTACCTGTTCAACGTGCGCCTCTCGGAGCTGAATTTTTTGGGGCGAGGGCAGCGGTTGATACTCAACGCCGATTTCGGTTCGATCCGCCGCAACATCAGTTTGGACATCTCGGAGCCGTACTTCCTGGACACCGAGCTCACCCTGGGGTTCACGGCGTTTAACTGGCAGTTGATTTTCGATCAATTCACGCGCGGCGGAACCGGCACAGCCGTTCGGCTCCTTTATCCGCTCCCGGCGCTCGGGTGGGATCAACTCTGGGGATATTCGCTGGAAGACACCCGGCTCGGGCTCGAGTACCGCTTGGAAAACGCTGAGATTACCGATGTCTCCGCGCTCGCGCCCTCGCAAATTGCCGCAGAACAAGGCAGTAGCTTGACTAGCAGCCTCACCCCCCGCTTGTACCGCGACACCCGCAACCACCCGTTTGACCCGACGGCCGGCTCTCTGCAGGACATCTCGTTCGAATTCGCGGGCTTGGGAGGCCAAAGTAAATTTTTCCGCTTCGAGGCACGCACGCGTTTTTATTACCCCTTCTATCGCAGCGAAAACTGGGGCACCTTCGTGTACTCGCTCGGGGCCCAGCTCGGCTATGGCCGGGGTTTTGGAGAGCGTGTCGAGTTACCGCTGTTCGAACGTTACTTCCCCGGCGGCATCAATTCTGTGCGTGGCTTTCGCATCCTGTCGCTGGGTCAACGCGTGCCCTTGATGGATCCCTTCGGCAACAACCTGGGGCGGACATCGATTGGCGGAAGCCAGCAGTTGATCTTCAACAACGACCTCATCTTTCCCATCGTGGAAGCGATCGGACTCAAAGGTGTGGTGTTCTTCGATGCAGGGAACGCGTTCCTCGCTTCGCGGGGGATCGACCTTGGCGAGATGCGCTTGGCGAGCGGTGCGGGCATTCGCTGGCTCTCGCCCATCGGTCCGTTGAGGATCGAAGTTGGCTTCCCGCTCAATCCGCGCGTGGGTGACGATCGGCAAACCGTGATGTTTTCGTTCGGCGG